The nucleotide window CAAGCGGAAGAATCATCTTCTGTATAAGGGGCACCTCGACAAACATAAAGCCAATGCCTAAAAGTGCAAAATACGAAAGGCTTGCAGGGGCAATAGTGCCACCTAAATTTCGTGGGAGTCCGTGACTCCCTTTCGAGAAAAGCAAAGGAAGGGATATGACAATGATGCTTATAAAAACCACCTGAATGAATATGACTAAAAGAATGCCACCTTCATCTATGAAATACTGCCATTTCCTGCCCATTACCTTATATATCTCGATGAGGTTTTTAGCCTTGAGATAATAGTTAAAAAAGGGATTATCGTCATACACCTCGCTTATATCGAAGATATAATCCCTTCTAAAGGATTCCCTGTCTTCATGTATTAGCCTTTTGAATGCCTTGTAATATTCGTTTGAAGGCATCTTTACATACACATTGCTTTCCTCTTCTTTAATCCCGGGATAATATATAAGGTCAAAGTTCCTTGCCTTTGAGAAGTCTTTTATGACATTTATCTCAGAAGGAGAAAAAGGACTGCGATTAATTAGCATGCATATACTGCCCCAGCTTCTTATGCATGCTATGCGGTTTTCTACATCCCTTATGCCTTCATCTTCGATTGCCCTGATAGCAGTGTTAAGGAGCCTAAGCTCTGTTCTTGGAGGTGGAATGATAAATAGACTTAGACTCAAAATGCCCTTTGGCTTAAGATGTGAGAGATATTCCCTGAATGCCTCAACCGTAAACCTGTAATCCTCTGCAATGCCGAACACTCCCGAGGGCATTGAGCTCATAAGAGAGATGTCAATAATATCGAATGTCTTTTCACTTGCCCTGAGGTAGCTTCTTGCAAGCCCCTTATAGGTATTTTCATCGTATATGCCTTCTGAAAACTCTCCGAGGTCTTTTCTTATGACATCTATAACGAGGGGGTTTGAATCCACCTTGTATATGTTTTTTGAGCTATAGTGTCTTGAAAGAATGACATGGAGTCCTCCTTTTGGCTCTACGATGAGGACATCTGCATTTTCTCTAAGCTCATAGGGCAAAGAGGAGGGAAGGAAATTCAAAAACCCTGCCTTACTGTCAGGTCGCGTTATAGCAGTAATATCCCCTCCGTCTATGGAAAGACCGATTTGCTCAGGAAGGGAATCGAGATATTTAAGACTTAGCCCCGGGGCAAACCTTACAGCAGGGCTTCTAAAAGTGTCCACCTGCGAGAAACCACTGTTATAGGTCTTCATGTGCATGCCATCGGGGTATTGAAGGGCAAGCTGAAGACCCTTATAAGGAGACATCCTTATCTGCATAAAGGAAGGACTCAGAATAATAAATAAGGCATTCAGGGCAACCAGTACGATGCCTGCCTTTTTCCTTCCTATGACGAATACCCCGGATGCGGATATAGCTGAAAAGAAAAACACAGACATTGCTGGGCCAGCCCATGCCATAATGAGTATTGCAGAGATGCTTCCAAGCCCTGCTCCTAAAAGGTCCGAGCCATAAATAAGCCCAGATTCTTTGCTTTTCAGGCTAAATGCAGTTGACATAATCATGCCAAAGAAGAAAAACGGTATGCTCAAGACCGCATAATAAGCAAGGATGTATAAGAATGCCACTTTTTCCCATGAAAGCCTTACAGGGTCAAATGGGAGCTGGTTTGAGAGGAGATAACTTAATGGTATAGAGACAGAAAGAAGAATCGAATAAAGCCCCAGTCGGGATAAGTCTTTAAGGCGTGGATAAATCGAAAGAATGGTTCCGCTTAGGGCAATGCCTAACATTGCAATGCTTACAACCATAAAGGCAAAGTGATATGAAAGGGATATGGAAAATATCCTTGTCAGTGTAATCTCATATGAGATCGCAGAGAAGGAACAAAGGAAGATTCCGATAAAGAGCCTCATAAGGCAATTATAGCATCCTGAATTTTTACTTATATGTTATTCTTTTTTATGAAGAGAGTGGTTTTGCTTGTGCTTGACGGACTTGGTATCGGAGAGATGCCTGATGCCTTTCTTTATAAAGACGAAGGCAGTAATACTCTCAGGAATCTTTCTTATGAAGTAGGAGGAATCCATCTGCCCTGCCTTGAGGCATTAGGGCTTGGAAACCTTGGGGACTTTAAAGGCATTGCTAAAAATAAAAATCCCCGTGCATCATACGGCATCATGTCAGAGCTCTCGAAAGGCAAAGACTCCATAACAGGTCACTGGGAGATGATGGGAGTGGTCACTTCCGAGCCGTTTCCAATCTATCCAGAGGGGTTTCCTCATGAGGTGATAGCTGAATTCGAAAACAGGACTAAAAGAAAGACTCTCGGAAACAAGCCTGCATCAGGCACAGAGATAATAAAGGAGCTTGGAGAGGAGCATATGAAAACAGGCGCCCTTATAGTCTATACATCTGCTGACAGTGTCTTTCAGATAGCCGCACACGAGGCTGTCGTTTCAGTAGAAGAGCTTTATAGGGTTTGCGAGGTTGCGAGGGAGATTCTCAAGCCTCCCCATAATGTCTGCAGGGTCATTGCAAGACCATTTATAGGCCCGCCTTTTCAGAGGACCCCAAGGAGAAGGGATTTCTCGCTTCCACCTCCAGAGGACACAGTGCTTGACCTTCTTCTAAAAGCAGGCATCGAGGTTATATCAGTTGGAAAGGTCATTGATATGTTTGCCGAGAGAGGGTTCGCCTGCTCTATAAAAGTAAAGGGTAACAGTGATGCCATGAATAGGATAAATGAGCTTTTCCCATCGATGAAGGAAGGAATTCTATTTTCGACATTCACGGACTTCGATACACTTTACGGGCACAGGAACGACCCTCATGGATTTGCATCTGCACTCAGGGAGTTTGATACATGGCTTTCGGATTTCCTACCTGAACTTAAAGAGCAAGATTATCTTTTCATCACAGCAGACCATGGAAACGACCCGACAACCCCAAGCACAGACCATTCGAGGGAGTATGTGCCAGTGCTTTTTTACTCAAAAGACTATCCTTCGTCGGATTTAGGACTAAGAGAAGGATTCTCAGATATAGGGGCAACTATTGGAGAGATTTTTAATCTAAGGGGGTTTAATAAGGGCAAGAGCCTTCTTCAAGGTAAAACCTTGTCTTAGGGCATTTATCGCCTCAGGAGATGCGAGGGATTTAAGAAACCTCTGCCTTTTCTTTTTATCTTTAATCTCTCTCGATGCCTTTTCTCTGACTCCCCGAAGGAAATTAAGATACCTCCCCAGACTTTTAGGATAAAGTACTTCCAGCTCTTTTCTTATTGTCTTTGACATTGCAGGACTGAGCCCTGATGTGGAGATTGCAATTTGAAGGGGCCCTCTTATTATAGTCGAGGGCACTATGAAACTACAAAGAGATGGTGTGTCAACAACATTGAGAAGGGCATCTTTGGCATCCTCTGCGATTTTACTGTTACTTTTATGAGAGCCTGTTGCCGCAATAACGAGAAAGGCTGATTTGAGGTCTGTCTTTCTATAATGCCTGCTTATGTGTTTTATATTCCCTTTGGATCTCTCTTTTTTAAGCCTCGATGTCAGAGAAGGACTTATAACCTTTACATCTCCGCCTGCACTTAAAAGGCTGAGTGCCTTTCTTTCGGCAACCCTTCCGCCACCAATAACCATACAGTTTTTACCTCTCAGGTCCAGAAAAACAGGATAGGCTTTAGATTCCGAGAAACTGCTCACTGGTTTATAGCCCCAAGCTTGCTTTCAGGGTATTTGGTCATAAGGAGGTCGAGGTATTGTCCTGCCTTGTCATTATCTCCTAATGCCTTATAAGAGGTATGGATGAGAAAAAGGACTTCTTCCTCGTTTTTGTAATCAGGGAACATCTCGAGGACTCCCACGAGCCTTGCCAGTGCACCCTTGTATGCCTTTTTTTTGAAGTAAAACTTACCTACGAGGAACTCATGGTCCGCTATAGTCTCTTTAGACTTTTCAATCATCGAGGCAACCTCTTCTTTATATGGGTTTCTCGGATAAAGGCTGTTAAGGGTTTCAAGCTCCTCAAGGGCTTTTTTTGCCGACTCGTAGCCTCTTTCGGCATCTGTCATCTCCTTGAAGTAAATCATTGCTATCTGATACTGGGCGTATGCCGCATATATGTGCCTTGAGTACATATCGAGGAATCGGCTATATTCCTCCATTGCAATCTCAGGCTCTTCCTCTTTAAGGTATGAATCAGCGAGTCTTAATTGTGCAAGTGGCGCATACTTATCCGTGGTATCGTATGTCTTTATCTTATTAAGCAAATCCCTTGCATCCTCGTATTGTTTTTCCTCTATGTATTTGTTTGCCTTTTCAAATGAATCTTCGAACTCCGAGTCTGCGGAAAGCTTTAGCTCAGGCTTTTTTGCACAGGAAAAAACAATAACAAGAAATACGATGAAAAAATACGCTCCCCTGATTTTCCGCATACGGTATTTAAGCCTTTAGGTATTGCATTAGTCAAGAGGGTAGCTCGTAACCCCCCTCATTCGCGTGGTCGTAACCCCTATTTTCCTAAAAGCGTAGTGAAGATTTTATGATGTTCTTCCTCATCCGAAAGGATTTTTTCCATAAGTATTTTTGTAGTCGTATCTCCTTCCTTGTCTGCAAGCTTTATGATTGACCTGTAAAGTGCGATTGCCTCCTCCTCTGCCTTAACATCCTTTTTAAGCATGTTCTCTGCAGAACCATCGACCTCTATCTTTGTTGGCTTTGTCGTTGGCACTCCTCCAATGTAATCTAATCTTTCTGCTATAAGCTCTGCATGCCTCATCTCGGTCAGAGCAGTAGTCCTGAAAACAGGTGCAACCGATTCGGTGACTATGCCTTTTACCATGACA belongs to Nitrospirota bacterium and includes:
- a CDS encoding phosphopentomutase — translated: MKRVVLLVLDGLGIGEMPDAFLYKDEGSNTLRNLSYEVGGIHLPCLEALGLGNLGDFKGIAKNKNPRASYGIMSELSKGKDSITGHWEMMGVVTSEPFPIYPEGFPHEVIAEFENRTKRKTLGNKPASGTEIIKELGEEHMKTGALIVYTSADSVFQIAAHEAVVSVEELYRVCEVAREILKPPHNVCRVIARPFIGPPFQRTPRRRDFSLPPPEDTVLDLLLKAGIEVISVGKVIDMFAERGFACSIKVKGNSDAMNRINELFPSMKEGILFSTFTDFDTLYGHRNDPHGFASALREFDTWLSDFLPELKEQDYLFITADHGNDPTTPSTDHSREYVPVLFYSKDYPSSDLGLREGFSDIGATIGEIFNLRGFNKGKSLLQGKTLS
- a CDS encoding bifunctional precorrin-2 dehydrogenase/sirohydrochlorin ferrochelatase; this encodes MVIGGGRVAERKALSLLSAGGDVKVISPSLTSRLKKERSKGNIKHISRHYRKTDLKSAFLVIAATGSHKSNSKIAEDAKDALLNVVDTPSLCSFIVPSTIIRGPLQIAISTSGLSPAMSKTIRKELEVLYPKSLGRYLNFLRGVREKASREIKDKKKRQRFLKSLASPEAINALRQGFTLKKALALIKPP
- the bamD gene encoding outer membrane protein assembly factor BamD; amino-acid sequence: MRKIRGAYFFIVFLVIVFSCAKKPELKLSADSEFEDSFEKANKYIEEKQYEDARDLLNKIKTYDTTDKYAPLAQLRLADSYLKEEEPEIAMEEYSRFLDMYSRHIYAAYAQYQIAMIYFKEMTDAERGYESAKKALEELETLNSLYPRNPYKEEVASMIEKSKETIADHEFLVGKFYFKKKAYKGALARLVGVLEMFPDYKNEEEVLFLIHTSYKALGDNDKAGQYLDLLMTKYPESKLGAINQ
- a CDS encoding ferritin-like domain-containing protein, encoding MASLNLKRLLNEAIAREIAVSIQYMWQHVMVKGIVTESVAPVFRTTALTEMRHAELIAERLDYIGGVPTTKPTKIEVDGSAENMLKKDVKAEEEAIALYRSIIKLADKEGDTTTKILMEKILSDEEEHHKIFTTLLGK